The genomic segment TTTAGTCTTGTTGGAGCCATCAGCTTCATTCTTTTTGCCGTTCGCTTTGGACTACGTCTTGCTGCTCGAGGGCAAGCCCGATTGAGAGGAAGGGGCCTCAATGCTCCTGCTGGCTTTATTGGAATTCTTGGAAGCCATCTGGGAATGAATTCGCTTCGTGGCTTGAAAAGGAATCAAAGATTAAGAGTGAGTCTAAAAGAGTTAGAGAAAAAGTGTGAAGCAATGGAGTCTCTCGATTTCTTGCTTGCTTATCGGGCTCTGTCTCTCTGAAAGGAAGTGAATCTCTCTCGATTTCTCTAAAAGTGAGAAAGTGAGAAGGGGGAGGCGTTATTTATAGGGAGGTCGAAAAGCATGATGAAATAACTTGTACACAAAGTGGAAGACGAAGGGACTCAATAACCATTATTACACCATCGGTTCGCGTGCCTGGGTCGACCCGCGGTCAGTCGGTTCGTCTCCTCCAATCACAGAGCACGACTCGTCCCGGTTTCATCCAACCGAACCTTCCTGGTCGACTCCGAGACCCTTAGACAGAGACCGATGGAGACACCGTCTCGGCACGGGTCTATTGGCCTCCCTCTCCTAACCATCTCGACCTACACTCGGGGGAAAAATGGTAACTTCTGGATAAACTCTAGTGACTCCCTATAAATAGCCCGTGACGTGACATTTGTCACATTATCTGATTGTCCGCAACCCTAGCTCACTTGCTCGATTCCGTACACTCTTTCTCTATCACTAGAGACACATTACACAACCATACACCAATCGACACCTCTCCGCTACGAGACTAGTGTCCACGCCTAGAGACATAGCATAGCTATCAGCCTCTAGGTGAGCCTTGCTGGCCCGAGTAGGCTGTAGACGCTCAACCACTCTCTTCATAGTCCTTCCTTCTCTTAGATCAAGTACAACTACAACCATACAAGAAGCACGTGCTCCTCACCACTTTCTACAATCCATCCGTGGACAAATCAAGTACATTTTTATAACATCTTTAGTTCAGTGATAaactaaaaatatattttatatcaaTTAGGCATGGTCCAATAATTAGGTGTGTAGATTATAAAAGATAATACCTCCGTCCTCAATTAAATTTCGTTTTTCTATGCAATTTGTATAAAAAAAGTGACACTTAATTTAAAATGGAGAGAGTATTAAAaaaattatccttattattaagtgTTGGGAAGGTTCGAGTTAGACCTCGAGGGAAGACAAATGCTAAGATGGAGGCCAGTCTAAAAAAAATAAGATATTTTTCACTCAAATTGTGGTAATGtccttataattatatttaacaaTTTAGCCTCACACTTATAATATTTATTGATATTGATCATAAATAAAATTTTCATCATttgaataattaaataaaaaaatatttaaattattCATCATTTCAATGAATAAATTATTCATCATGATTTTTTTCTTAAACTATATTATAATTATGCAGATCGTACGATTCATTCTCTTCATCTCACGGATGAGAAAAGTGATGTTCACCGATCATGAGTATCTTTTTGGACCAGCAATTCCGCATAAAATGCATGGACACAAATAATAGTTAATAACTATTAAGAATACAATACTTTGTGACGGTACTTCTCAATGTTAATTAATTACAAATAACTAAAGCTAATTCTCTTTTTTTGAAATCTAAAATATATTTCATTATAGAACATCAtgaacttatattttataattaacataagtaataaaaaaaataacataaaattaaaatcacaagAATATATCGAGAAGGAACTGCGACAAGACCTGTCAGATATCGAAGTACCGACACCGAATAGAACTTTAGGATAGTGGAAGTGATTGTATATTTGGGGATACCCTCGACAAATAAGAATGGAATAGCCTGGAAAATTATTGAGTTAAAAGAAAAGTCTTCACTTCCTAGTGAAGAGAAACTTGGCCAAATCATCCTCAAGTCTTTCAAGAAACAATATCATCAACTAATAACAACTGCTACAGACATGCCGGAAAACCTCAATTCCAATCTTAGGAGTACAAAACCAACTATAAATCATCATTATTATCTGCAAACGTAAATAAcacaaacacaaaaatatattatttaaattCCCACAACAAACTCCCACCAATCTAACAGCCACTAAAATCACCACTTCTCCATCATCACACataatcaaccaccaccaccaaacaTGGTAAGCTTTGAAACCTCCTAATTGTACGAGGTACGAAAACCCGCCAATCCTTCAACGAGATCGTACCGTTGGAGGGTTGTAGGCCACAACCTAAAAAGATTTGAGGAAGAAAAGAGCACCGCTACAGAAGACCCACCAACAAAGACTCCTGACCACCTCAAGATCTGGCACCCACGATCTCAACCCTTCCTAACTTCAACAGAATCGCACCATCAAAGAGAAGAAGACCACTTTAGAGTAGATCTTAGATAGACAAGAGAGAGGTTGAAAATTCAAGAAAGATGAAATTGGAGGTGAAAAAAGAAATCTGATTATGATGGACATAggtgagaaaagaacaactaaaaTTAAAACATAAAGTAAAGAGTGGAAGACCCACCGCCGTCGGTAAGGGGTGGCAGCGACGGTAAGGCTGATGAAGGGAAGTAGGGTTTTTTGTGTTATGGAGAGAGAGaatttttagagagagagatccGGAATAAAGCCAATGTTTATTTTATGGATAATTGAGTTGTTTCATTtatttaataaacatgtataatgtCAGAAATTTCAATTATGAAGATAAATAATAATCGAACTAGTGCAACAAAATTAAAATGGAGCCGTTAAACTGATAGATCGAGGAGTTACATAAGGTACATTCAACGCAATTAAAAGTGCGATACGGGCTTCTTGTTCTCTGGAAAGATTTCTCAAGCTAGCGTCAAGAAACTCCATCCAACTAGAACTATTGATTGAGAAAACTTCGTCCAAATTTTAAGATAGCAACTCCAAATAGATCGAGCCAAAAATTCTGAATAAATCAAAAGACTACCAACAATTGGACATTCAAATATTCAATAACTAAACACAATGCTCATCAATCATTATCTCTTCCTAAAATAATAACATAAAACCTACAATCTACTAAGCTTAACCTATTTTATCTCTCCATAAATGCAAATTTAATATTAAACTTAACGTGAtagattttttttttccatttttataaTGTCTAATACTAATCTATCTACCTAAAATCCGTTCTTTAGGAATCGAATTCATGAACTCATGTAGGAGGAACATCTTAATATTAAACTTAATGTGATACCTTAGGTTTAAGCATtgcaatgattttttttttttgttttgttgagATAACACATCAGATTAATTTCATTAAGAAGAAATATCGGTAATAGCCGTTACATAGAGATTTGGAGAAAGCGCCCCCATCCAATTACCTTTTGACTTGGCAATTGAGTGAGCAAGTACATTTCCTTCTCTTTGTACAAATTCGATCTTACAATTAAAAATTGCATGAGTTACAGATTTTATATCCTCAATAATTCCACAGAAATTCAGAAAACAAACACCCACACCCTCATCTTGAATTGCATTGACAATGGAAGTTGAGTCCGATTCTAACACAACTGACTGATAACCATTAGCTAATGCGGATTCCAAACCAAAAAGGACAGCTAAAGTTTCCCCTTCATCAACCGTGTATCTCCTCATCAATGTCTTCGCAGCACAAAGGAGGTCCGTACCATTGGAATCACGAATTACCACCCCTAAACTAGTAGAAAATGCTAGGTGCTACGACCTCAGTGATTTGGGGCCTTCCATCTTTTACATTAGCAGCTAAATAATCCAGCCAGCCAGAAAATGCTAAATTACAAGCAATAGCAGGCAATAAGCAAATCTCTTCGAAGTATACTTGATTCCTATTTTTCCATGTAGTCCACAACAaagaaccaattaaagctaaatgttTATCTTCAAGATCAATAGAGCAACCATTAAACCAATGAAGAACATTCGAAAAGCTCCCAAATTAGTCTTTGAGGTGGCTTAATGGGCTCAGAGACCAAAATTGGGATGCCCACCTACAATTAAAAAAGAGATGCTCATCCTTTGTTTGGAATAGCCTTATGTTTGGTAGGAAACTACTCAAGAAGAAAGGCTTTTGGTGTATTGGTTCTGGTGAAAATATTAAAGTATGGGATGACTGTTGGTTAGCCCCGGGTGTTCTGATCTCTCTAATCCAGATTTACTGGTTAAGGATCTTTTTGAGCCTGGTACCAAAAATTGGAATATCCCACAGTGCACATCGCTTTTCGGTTCAACTATCGTAGAAGAGATATGCTCCCTTCGTTTAAGTCGGTCTTTGCCACAAGACATGTTTATTTGGCCATCTTCAAAAAAATGGTGTTTTTGGTGTCAAATCAGGTTACCATGCCGCCTTGGAGATGAAATTGATGGGATCCGATCTGCTGCTCTCCAAGTTGGGTGGAAACATTTATGGAAGCTGCCTCTCCAATCGAAAGTGAAACTCTTTCTTTGGCAAGCTTTTCACAATGCATTACCTCTTCGATCCACCATGTTGAGACGTGGAATGCAAGTCAATCCCTTATGTCCTGTTTGTGGTGACCATCCTGAAACCATTGCAATGATTTTGATGTATGATTATTGGTGGAATCATTTAAGGAAAAACATGTAATCCAAATATTAAATTTTCTCTTAGATATAGTATAGTTTATCTTCTCTCCATGTCTTCTTCTATTTCATTATAACTTTTACTTTATTTCAGTCTATCATTATTACCCAAAAGGAATGATCTTGAATGATTTAAGATGGGAGTCTAGTTCAAAATCTTTGAAATAAAATGGATAAATTAGTTTTGGATTAGTTTTTTGTGTTTGAAGCAAGGTACGTATTTTTAATTTTAAGTGGTATTTGCTTAATTTCAAAAAAGAAAAAGTGGTATTTGCTTGTCACCATTTGAATTATGTAAGGGCATTTTCGTTACACCACCTAAACCTTCATTAATAACTCTTCTTACATCTCTCTCACTCTCTCGGGTAACAGTAATACTATAGTTAGCTCAAAACAGACACGTTTAATTAACCAACACAACACAACACAACAGAAGCCATAAGATTTGGACACATCTCTTTAAGGGTGGTGAAGTGAAGTTAAAACAATAGTTAAGGAAGGTAGTTTCGTTTTGATCTTCTTCGTCCTTGTCTAAAATCAAAGTTTCTTCCTTTTTCTTAGTAATTTttaatttcattacatttacttcacTTTCGCGCTCTCACCCCCAAATCCAATCTCTCTCTCTCTTAGTTATTACAAACAATATCTATCCATACCCAAAAATTAGCTTTTTGTGTTGATTTGAAATCATTTTGTTGATAAACAAAAGAAAAAATAACTTCATTTTCTCTGCAAAACCAACAATTTTCTGTTTCAGTGAAGCTAAAGTTTATGGGGTTTTGATTCATTTGTAAAATGGGTTTCTCTCCTTTGCCCAAAGGTGTGTCATTTATTTACACCCGCAGCTTGTCTTTAGCAATTGTTCATTCTGATGAGTATTTTTCTTAATGGGGTTGTGTTTGTTTGGTTGGTGAGAAAGGGTAAAAGTTAGAAGCCTTTTTGGATCTTCATGGACAACTCATTTGGGGTTTCAACTTTCAGTGAAATAACAGTGTCGATTTTGGGTTGTAGTTAATTATTTCTAAAAAAAGTTTAATATTCAGCAGTGAAGATGCATTCATCTCACCAGATTCTGGTTTTCTAAAGCTAAAATCCATTTCTGGTTCCAAAAATATTGCCACTGATTTCaccttttaaagatattattttcaCTGCCCTATGGTTGACTTGCTCTTTGACATCCTTCCAAAACTCAACACAGTAATGTTTTTGGCCCTTTGGTGCATTATTTGAGGACTGATACTTACATGCTTCTTGTACCAAATAAAGGTTGATTTTTTTCGGGAGAATTCCATGTACCCTTGTTGGAATAGGAATATCCAAGTTTGGTTAAAAATGGGGTTTTGTCTTTTGGTTCTGATGGAATTCTTATGATTGATTCAACTACTGTCTATGTGTGATAGTGCTGTTACTGATATATAGTATAGTTCTTATCACGATCCAGTATGTTGATGGGAAATTTAACAAACTGTGTGTTTTTGCAGTTTCATTTAGTTTGGTCTTCCTAAAGTGATTGTGGGAGATGCGATTTTTGATCTGAAAAGTTTTGGAGAGGATCAGTTTCAAAGAGTTTTAGGAAGAAATGAATAGAGAAACGAAAAGAGGGAAGCAAGAGAAAGGTATCAGTCATGTAGCGGCTGAGAAAGTTGTGGTTGCTGTCAAGGCATCAAAGGAGATTCCAAAGACTGCTCTTGTGTGGGCTTTGACTCATGTCGTCCAACCTGGTGATTGCATCACCTTGCTCGTCGTAGTTCCTTCTCAAGGCTCAGGTTTGTGAAATGTTTGTTCAAAACTTATCTGTTTTAAAATTCCTAATTGTTAAATGGAGTAGCACTTTGAAGATGTGCTTATGTTTCTGATTTTCCAGGCCGAAGATTTTGGGGTTTTCCGAGATTTGCTGGTGATTGTGCTAGTGGTCAACGAAAGTCTCACCCTGGAGAGCAGAAGATTGACATTACAGATACTTGTTCTCAGATGATTCTTCAGCTCCAAGATGTTTATGATCCAAATAAAGCAAGTACTTGACTAATGTGTGTCTGTGTTTGATGATTTCACGCAACTATggttaatgacatgtttaattctgGTATTTTGCACAGATAAACGTCAAGATTAAGATTGTTTCAGGGACTCCATGTGGAGCAGTTGCATCCGAGGCAAAGAAAGCTCAAGCCAATTGGGTTGTGTTAGACAAGTAATTTTCCATTGCTTcatttctgtttctgttttcccATTATGAAGAAAAATCTCATCATTAAGTAATTTCGGAATTTCCTTTTTACAGACAGCTAAAGAATGAGGAGAAACGCTGCATGGAAGAGCTGCAATGCAACATTGTGGTCATGAAACATTCTCAACCAAAAGTTCTACGCTTGAATTTAGTTGGATTACCGAAGAAAGAAGCTGAAGTTTCCGACTTGCTGCTTTCTGAACAAGAGGAAACATCGAAAAACAAGAATGACTTGTCAGATTCTATACGAGGACCAGTAGTGACTCCAACTAGTAGTCCAGAGTTAGGGACACCATTTACTGCTACCGAAGCTGGAACTTCTTCAGTATCAAGCTCAGATCCTTGCACTTCTCCTTTTTTCATGTCCGGAATGAATGGAGACCTAAAGAAAATTGAATCGGTAGATGAAAAGGATAGCCGGGTTCTCGATGATTCTAGTTCCGACTCGGATAGCGACAAACTCTCATCGTGTTCAACAAGTTTGAGGTTCCAACCATGGATAGGAGATTTTCTTGCTTCTTCTCATCATCGTTCTTTACAACACACTGAAGAAAGCCCACAGAGAGGTATCGGCAAGGGTTATTCATCAACAACAAAAGCCTTGCTTGACAAGTACTCAAAACGTGAAACAGAAGCTGAAATCGGATCGACAAGCTGGCGAGCCGATGCTGATTTCTGTGGAAATGTAAGGGAAGCCATTTCTTTGTCCAGAAATGCTCCTCTCGGTTCACCTCCATTATGTTCGATATGTCAACATAAGGCTCCTGTATTTGGAAAGCCCCCAAGGTGGTTTAGCTATGCTGAGCTAGAGCTCGCAACCGGTGGATTTTCCAAAGCTAATTTTTTGGCTGAAGGAGGCTTTGGTTCTGTCCACAGAGGAATTCTACCAAATGGCCAGGCTGTTGCTGTAAAACAGCACAAATTGGCTAGTTCTCAGGGAGATCTCGAATTTTGTTCGGAAGTGGAAGTCCTTAGCTGCGCTCAGCACCGAAATGTGGTTATGCTGATTGGATTTTGTATTGAAGATGGTAAAAGATTGTTAGTCTACGAATACATATGCAATGGCTCTTTGGATTCTCATTTATATGGTATTTTCTCTTTATTTCTCATCATAGTATTTTAGTAAAACTTGAGAATCTCCCTTAAGCATGATGTACTATTCTAGTGTTTTAATTAACATCATCATATATATCAGGAAATCATCAAGAGCCTTTAGAGTGGTCTGCAAGGCAAAAAATTGCTGTGGGAGCCGCTCGAGGTCTACGATATCTTCACGAAGAATGCAGAGTTGGATGTATAGTCCATCGTGACATGAGGCCAAATAACATCCTCATCACCCATGACTATGAACCACTGGTATATTATATATATGCTCATTCTTTCTCTTCCTTGATGGAAATTTGCGTTTGGAAGATGAAAAATTTGACATTTAGAGAACTTTGAACTTATTGCTTTAAAAAATTTTTGTTAGGTTGGAGACTTCGGCCTTGCAAGGTGGCAGCCTGATGGAGATGCTGGTGTTGAGACTAGAGTGATAGGGACATTTGGGTAATTTCAGATTGTCgactcagcttttttttttttttccttctaccTTCTTTGCCGGCAACATGATTActaactatacattcttcaatggtACAGGTATTTAGCTCCGGAATATGCACAGAGTGGTCAGATCACTGACAAAGCCGACGTTTATTCATTTGGTGTTGTCTTAGTTGAGCTTGTTACTGGAAGAAAAGCAGTTGACCTTAATCGTCCAAAGGGTCAACAATGTCTCGCTGAATGGGTAAAATtctttatttttgttttcttcACATCTTGGAGTTAGATTCTGGTTTAGTCTAGATTGTCTAATTAGTTTTGGTCTGGAAACAGGCTCGACCATTGTTGGAAGAATATGCCGTTGATGAATTGATTGATCCGAGGCTGAGGAATTCTTATTCAGAACAAGAAGTCTACTGCATGCTTCATGCAGCATCTCTATGCATTCGACGTGACCCACATTCTAGGCCTCGTATGTCACAGGTAAACTGAAATGGACAAATTCAAGACCGTTTAGAAATAAGAGGGCATGTATGTCATTTTTATTTAAATACAAGGACTAATCGCTCTATGCCGTCTTTTTGCTTGCTTGTTTTTGAAGGTACTTCGTGTATTGGAAGGAGACACTATCATGGATTCGAATTACATGTCGACACCTTCCCACGATGTTGGAAACCATAGTGGACGAATTTGGCTAGGTCAGCAGCAAAGTCATCATAGTATTGGCAACCCCATGTTAAACGAAGTGTTGGATACTTTCAGCGGCAAGCAATCTCTCGATTCACCTAGGTTGACATTCGGTCAAGGGGACAACAGGACTAGGAGAACTCCATGTGAAGGTCATTTGTAAAGAGCTAAGTACTAGCACACTCGTATGCCAGATATGTATTCTGATATAATTTTTGCTCTGGGCCACCTAGATTTTGCTCTTGTATAGATCGGAAGTAGGTGAATGGTATAAGGTTAGGTTATTCTTTTGGCAAAATGAATGTTAGCTTATGTTGAAAAGAAAATATGCTTAAGATTTTACGTAGCAATGAAATTATGAAGCTTTTGTTTCCTAAAAAATCCTTCACCATCTACTGTGTTTGATTTGAAGATTCAGTTTCTTCTGTGCATCGAAATGTGGGATGATTTCGGACAGTTTAAAATAAAAAGgactaattttatttttttattaaaatacagGGACTAAATATTAAATAGACTCTAATGCAGTAAACAACAGTATCTGATTATTGTCTTTACCTTTCCAAAAGCAAACAGAAAGTAAATCAAACTGGTGACCACTTAAATGAGTTGTCTGTGTTTAGGGTTTTTGAAATTTGAAACTAAACACCAGAACCTTATAAAGGCATTAATGGTTTTACACTAATGATGACAAATCTGTATAACTCTGAGCCTAAACCAAGATAAGCAAATGTCCAAAAAGTTTCTGCACAAATTTTATGTGCATTGGTCCTGGTTTTTCATTGATGTTTGTTTTCATTACAACTATCTACTACACAACATATATAGACTTTTTACACTACTAAATTATTAGTCGTGTAAAAAGTATGAATCTGTTGTGGTATGATTAATGACTCATTAATCTATAAACTCATCAAATTTATTGGGAGAAATAATTTAAATGAAATGACAAATTTTCCTCATTTTATCTAGTGAGTTCCATGAGTTCATTCATCATTACTTATAtattatcgtattgaaatcatattaTAGTATGATCATAAGCAGTAAATCTTACCCTGTAGTTGTAATTGATATGTCTTTTTGAAAATGAAAACTGTGACCTGTCTTTGAAGGTGATGTAAGAAAAAGTGTGACATAGCCATATCATTACGAAGTCATAAAATTTAGAtcatgtctttttttttttttttcagctcaGCTCACCTCAGTGGTCCCTGACTGATTGGTTGGCACTGAATTTCCCtgctacaatacaatacaatacaatagttGTATTGTATCTTCAGGCAGTTTAGTTTAGTTGTTTTCTTAGGCACATTTTTCGATGTGGGTTTTGCATAGATTTCAGGGAATGGTCCCTTTCTGCGTTTAAGATGGTTGCACTTTTCTGAAGGCATTATGGGTGTAATCGAACCGAAACAACCAAACCTAGTCTTTGATTGAACCGAACCCCGAAATTCGGTTTCAGATGGATAATTCAAATCATATTTTGTAGAAGAGACGAAATGCATGCAGGTAGCAAATGATTTCCTATTTCATAATCAGAATTCAGATACATTAGGTAGGTTAATTATAGATTGTCATGCACATATGTATTTCAATAAACCTTGAAAAAACTACTTCCATAGCTAATTCCTTGCTGTTAGAATACAAACTAAAACGAGGAAGATGCGAACGTTTTAATTATTACAGCTTTCAGAATTCAATTCAAGTTCTCGAGCGGCAACAACAAGGTTGGTTGGAGCTTTCACAAATTTCTACCGTCTTCCTCATTTCGGACCTTGCATATCTGTTGAGCATTGCATAAATGACTATGTATTAGTTAACGTAATGTGCAATTATAAGCCAAAAGTTGAAATAAACGATAGAGATTTGAATAAATACTCTATGTGCAGGCGGCCACGATCTGATGATGGTAATAAAATGTCCTGAAGTTCCTCCATTCCTTCCATACCTTGTTTGATTTTCTGCAGTCGTATAGAAAAAATTTGTTTATGATTGCAATACAAAAAGGTCCAGACCAATGCATATAATTGTGTTTCAACATTTTTAAAAAATCTGCATCTTTCCATTAAATCGCAGAAGGAAATAAGGCTAGGAACAATTCAGAACTAGAGTGACAAGCATTTGCTACAAAAACTCATGAAATATGAGAGGAGCAAtctttatgcatcaaactaaaatTACCTGAAAGTATATTACTATTACATTGAATCA from the Rutidosis leptorrhynchoides isolate AG116_Rl617_1_P2 unplaced genomic scaffold, CSIRO_AGI_Rlap_v1 contig339, whole genome shotgun sequence genome contains:
- the LOC139883006 gene encoding inactive protein kinase SELMODRAFT_444075-like, with product MNRETKRGKQEKGISHVAAEKVVVAVKASKEIPKTALVWALTHVVQPGDCITLLVVVPSQGSGRRFWGFPRFAGDCASGQRKSHPGEQKIDITDTCSQMILQLQDVYDPNKINVKIKIVSGTPCGAVASEAKKAQANWVVLDKQLKNEEKRCMEELQCNIVVMKHSQPKVLRLNLVGLPKKEAEVSDLLLSEQEETSKNKNDLSDSIRGPVVTPTSSPELGTPFTATEAGTSSVSSSDPCTSPFFMSGMNGDLKKIESVDEKDSRVLDDSSSDSDSDKLSSCSTSLRFQPWIGDFLASSHHRSLQHTEESPQRGIGKGYSSTTKALLDKYSKRETEAEIGSTSWRADADFCGNVREAISLSRNAPLGSPPLCSICQHKAPVFGKPPRWFSYAELELATGGFSKANFLAEGGFGSVHRGILPNGQAVAVKQHKLASSQGDLEFCSEVEVLSCAQHRNVVMLIGFCIEDGKRLLVYEYICNGSLDSHLYGNHQEPLEWSARQKIAVGAARGLRYLHEECRVGCIVHRDMRPNNILITHDYEPLVGDFGLARWQPDGDAGVETRVIGTFGYLAPEYAQSGQITDKADVYSFGVVLVELVTGRKAVDLNRPKGQQCLAEWARPLLEEYAVDELIDPRLRNSYSEQEVYCMLHAASLCIRRDPHSRPRMSQVLRVLEGDTIMDSNYMSTPSHDVGNHSGRIWLGQQQSHHSIGNPMLNEVLDTFSGKQSLDSPRLTFGQGDNRTRRTPCEGHL